Proteins encoded within one genomic window of Thunnus albacares chromosome 13, fThuAlb1.1, whole genome shotgun sequence:
- the LOC122995979 gene encoding olfactory receptor 2K2-like: MENVTLVTPLKQPIVFELEGFFVPPGYSSLLFFLALFNYMVVLLGNGVVLCVIVIDKNLHRPMFLLVCNLVVCDLLGATAVLPRLMMHFLTGQKRIPYILAIAQAFCVHTYGVAVQTILGAMAYDRYIAVCEPLRYHAIMTSARLHFCCALAWLIALLCIAVLFAFHMNTQLCGNIIRHVYCSNRSILNLACSPTLSNNIYGLSMTWSLSTGVFLIIAFSYIRILHASVKQGRSDSGARSKAFQTCAPHLVVYLLFEIASVIIIVSHRFPSLSQNIKKFFSILFVIIPPAINPIIYGLVSKELRGSIIKHFTSQACRKK; encoded by the exons ATGGAGAACGTAACACTGGTAACGCCTCTGAAACAACCTATTGTGTTCGAGTTGGAGGGCTTCTTTGTACCACCAGGCTACAGCTCTTTGCTGTTCTTCCTGGCTCTGTTTAACTACATGGTGGTACTGTTGGGGAATGGTGTGGTGTTGTGTGTCATTGTCATAGATAAGAACCTGCATAGACCCATGTTCCTACTGGTTTGTAACCTGGTAGTCTGTGACCTGCTGGGGGCCACAGCGGTGTTGCCTCGCCTCATGATGCACTTCTTGACCGGGCAGAAGAGGATCCCCTACATCCTCGCCATCGCCCAGGCCTTCTGTGTGCACACCTATGGTGTTGCAGTGCAGACTATTTTGGGTGCGATGGCTTATGACAG GTACATTGCTGTGTGTGAACCGCTCAGGTATCACGCCATCATGACATCAGCTCGACTGCACTTCTGCTGCGCCCTGGCCTGGCTCATCGCTCTGCTGTGTATTGCTGTACTTTTTGCCttccacatgaacacacagctgtgtggcAACATCATCCGGCACGTCTACTGCAGCAACCGCTCAATCCTGAACCTGGCCTGCAGTCCCACCCTCTCAAATAACATCTATG GTCTGTCCATGACCTGGTCCTTGAGTACAGGCGTCTTCCTCATCATTGCTTTTTCCTACATCAGAATCCTGCATGCTTCCGTTAAACAAGGCCGATCTGACAGTGGCGCTCGAAGCAAGGCCTTTCAGACATGCGCACCGCACCTTGTTGTGTATCTGCTCTTTGAAATTGCTTCAGTGATCATAATTGTGAGTCACCGGTTCCCCTCACTCTCCCAAAACATCAAGAAGTTCTTTAGCATCCTATTTGTCATCATTCCACCAGCCATCAACCCCATCATCTACGGACTGGTCAGTAAAGAGTTACGTGGCAGCATCATCAAGCATTTTACCAGTCAAGCCTGTCGCAAAAAATGA